The Streptomyces sp. NBC_01255 genome window below encodes:
- a CDS encoding CoA transferase yields MDNTVRSGTELLWSALGGDPALVDRVEYGGTSGLLPARLPVMDLARAAVAVAGLAAVERAGLPGPVRVDDGAVATAFVSERHLRVDGRAPVSFAPLSRFWRTKDGWVRTHANYPHHRAALLAALGTPDSVEAVAAAIGERTSAEVESAVYAAGGLAVALRTPGEWAEHAQGREVAARPLLTRERLDDAPPRRRSGPLRVLDLTRVIAGPVATRTLALLGADVLRIDPPANPELPDQHADTDVGKRTAALDLDRPSDRRTFDELLEAADVLVTGYRPGALDRFGLDRPGLVTARLSAWGDYGPWGGRRGFDSLVQVATGIAVTEGSAEEPGALPAQALDHGTGYLLAAAVLRSLTEQDRDGGTRLVRLALAQTGHWLTHGLPRYEPGRYVTETDGPLGRLRHALSPVSYEGGPAGWSRPPGVAGADAPVWTTA; encoded by the coding sequence ATGGACAACACAGTGCGTTCCGGTACGGAGTTGCTCTGGTCGGCCCTCGGCGGCGATCCCGCCCTGGTGGACCGCGTGGAGTACGGCGGGACGTCCGGGCTGCTGCCCGCGCGGCTGCCCGTGATGGATCTGGCCCGGGCCGCGGTCGCGGTCGCCGGGCTCGCGGCCGTCGAGCGGGCCGGGCTGCCCGGGCCCGTGCGGGTGGACGACGGGGCCGTCGCCACCGCCTTCGTGAGCGAGCGCCATCTGCGGGTCGACGGGCGGGCGCCGGTGAGCTTCGCGCCGCTGTCGCGGTTCTGGCGGACGAAGGACGGCTGGGTCCGTACGCACGCCAACTACCCCCACCACCGGGCGGCGTTGCTCGCCGCCCTCGGCACCCCCGACTCCGTCGAGGCGGTCGCGGCGGCGATCGGCGAGCGGACGTCCGCCGAGGTGGAGAGCGCCGTGTACGCGGCCGGGGGCCTGGCCGTCGCCCTGCGCACGCCCGGGGAGTGGGCGGAGCACGCGCAGGGCCGGGAGGTGGCCGCGCGGCCGCTGCTGACCCGGGAGCGGCTCGACGACGCCCCGCCGCGGCGCCGCTCGGGTCCCCTGCGGGTGCTCGATCTGACCCGGGTGATCGCCGGGCCCGTCGCGACCCGGACGCTGGCGCTGCTCGGCGCGGACGTGCTGCGGATCGATCCGCCGGCCAACCCCGAACTGCCGGACCAGCACGCGGACACGGACGTCGGGAAGCGGACCGCCGCCCTCGACCTGGACCGCCCGTCGGACCGCCGTACCTTCGACGAGCTGCTGGAAGCGGCCGATGTCCTGGTCACGGGCTACCGGCCGGGCGCGCTCGACCGCTTCGGCCTCGACCGGCCCGGCCTCGTGACCGCGCGACTGTCGGCCTGGGGCGACTACGGCCCCTGGGGCGGGCGGCGCGGCTTCGACAGTCTGGTGCAGGTGGCGACCGGGATCGCCGTGACCGAGGGCTCGGCGGAGGAGCCGGGGGCGCTCCCGGCGCAGGCCCTGGACCACGGCACGGGCTATCTGCTCGCGGCGGCCGTGCTGCGCTCGCTGACCGAGCAGGACCGGGACGGCGGCACCCGGCTCGTACGCCTGGCGCTCGCGCAGACGGGGCACTGGCTGACGCACGGGCTGCCGCGGTACGAGCCCGGGCGGTACGTCACCGAGACGGACGGCCCGCTGGGGCGGCTCCGGCACGCGCTGTCGCCGGTGTCGTACGAGGGCGGCCCGGCGGGCTGGTCGCGCCCGCCGGGCGTCGCGGGGGCCGATGCCCCTGTCTGGACTACGGCTTGA